From Alienimonas californiensis, a single genomic window includes:
- a CDS encoding cupin domain-containing protein — protein sequence MPRLIATPSLVEAAGTPPKRIEEFVGRVNSGTDALSIARMTSPFGWSEPGQRPDFDEYTVVLTGILRVETADGDPLDVAAGQAVHVAAGEWVRYSTPHDGGATYIAVCTPAFSPDTVHRDAA from the coding sequence ATGCCCCGCCTAATTGCGACGCCCAGCCTCGTCGAGGCCGCCGGCACGCCGCCCAAGCGCATCGAGGAATTCGTCGGTCGCGTCAACAGCGGGACCGACGCGCTTTCCATCGCCCGAATGACCAGCCCGTTCGGGTGGAGCGAGCCCGGCCAGCGGCCGGACTTCGACGAGTACACCGTCGTGCTCACCGGCATCCTGCGGGTCGAAACCGCGGACGGCGACCCGCTGGACGTCGCCGCCGGTCAGGCGGTGCACGTCGCCGCGGGCGAGTGGGTGCGCTACAGCACGCCCCACGACGGCGGGGCGACTTACATTGCCGTCTGCACCCCCGCCTTCTCCCCCGACACCGTTCACCGCGACGCCGCATGA
- a CDS encoding argininosuccinate synthase — MPACVLAYSGGLDTSVILGWLQDEGWDVHCVYVDIGQPGEDKQAILKKAQDCGAKSARIVDVTEELCRDFAFPVLKAGAKYESIYLLGTSIARPLISKVMLQVAREVGATAYAHGATGKGNDQCRFQLAAEALDPTVQMIAPWRIKAFRDRFPGRTELIAYCEEKGIPVKATSAKPYSSDENCLHVSYEAGDLEDLSVAGVDVVDFTMGVSPQEAPDKLEEVTVGFEKGVPVSINGQKLDAKDLVEKANELAGRNGVGRIDMVENRFVGMKSRGVYEAPGMTLLYEAHRMLEELTLDRDLMHLRDQLSPIVAEMVYYGLWYTPKLDALFAFTDKAQEPVTGEVTLGMYKGNLSARRRSSPNSLYDAEIASMEGGGSYDQDDATGFLRITGLPSRVQGTVTPRSY; from the coding sequence ATGCCCGCCTGCGTGCTCGCCTATTCCGGCGGTCTGGACACCTCCGTCATCCTCGGCTGGTTGCAGGACGAAGGCTGGGACGTGCACTGCGTCTACGTGGATATCGGCCAACCCGGCGAGGACAAGCAGGCGATCCTCAAGAAGGCCCAGGACTGCGGCGCCAAAAGCGCCCGCATCGTCGACGTCACGGAGGAACTCTGCCGGGACTTCGCCTTCCCCGTGCTCAAGGCCGGGGCGAAATACGAGAGCATCTACCTGCTGGGCACCAGCATCGCCCGGCCGCTGATCAGCAAGGTGATGTTGCAGGTCGCCCGGGAAGTCGGCGCCACGGCGTACGCCCACGGGGCGACCGGCAAGGGCAACGACCAGTGCCGCTTCCAGCTCGCCGCCGAGGCGCTGGACCCCACGGTCCAGATGATCGCCCCCTGGCGGATCAAAGCCTTCCGCGATCGCTTCCCCGGCCGCACCGAGCTGATCGCCTACTGCGAGGAAAAGGGCATCCCGGTCAAAGCGACCAGTGCCAAGCCCTACAGCAGCGACGAGAACTGCCTACACGTCTCCTACGAAGCCGGCGATCTGGAGGACCTCTCCGTGGCCGGCGTGGACGTGGTCGACTTCACGATGGGCGTCTCCCCGCAGGAGGCCCCGGACAAGCTGGAGGAGGTCACCGTCGGCTTCGAGAAGGGCGTGCCCGTCTCCATCAACGGACAGAAACTCGACGCCAAGGACCTCGTGGAGAAGGCGAACGAGTTGGCCGGTCGCAACGGCGTCGGCCGGATTGACATGGTCGAGAACCGCTTCGTCGGCATGAAGAGCCGCGGCGTCTACGAGGCTCCCGGCATGACGCTGCTCTACGAGGCCCACCGCATGCTGGAGGAGCTGACCCTCGACCGGGACCTGATGCACCTCCGCGATCAACTCTCGCCGATCGTCGCGGAGATGGTCTACTACGGACTGTGGTACACGCCGAAGCTGGACGCCCTGTTCGCCTTCACGGACAAGGCCCAGGAGCCCGTCACCGGCGAGGTGACGCTCGGCATGTATAAGGGGAACCTGTCGGCCCGCCGGCGCTCCTCGCCGAACAGCCTATACGACGCGGAGATCGCGTCGATGGAGGGCGGCGGCAGCTACGACCAGGACGACGCCACCGGCTTCCTGCGGATCACCGGCCTGCCCAGCCGCGTGCAGGGCACGGTCACGCCGCGCAGTTACTGA
- the rlmN gene encoding 23S rRNA (adenine(2503)-C(2))-methyltransferase RlmN — MPAPPASLLDLDADGLTAWLAERGEKPFRAKQIRKAVFDGRAESLADVTTLPAALRERLTTELPLFTGEPVRHQVAQDRTEKLLLRFADPSGKTPAHHVECVLMRETGRRTVCISTQVGCAMGCVFCASGIGGVKRDLTRGEILEQVLRLDRLLPPAEQAGGRITNVVVMGIGEPLANLRNLTGVLEELTAPDGFGLSPRRITVSTVGLPAQMRKFAELGKPYKLAVSLHAPNDELRSEIVPINRKTGLQAVLEAADDYFAATGRRVTYEYVLLAGVNDEPHHAAELAELLAGRTAHVNLIPMNDVAELDFAAPGSPATGRFAAILNDAGVPATVRKRKGADIDAACGQLRRVAEREPVPLTL, encoded by the coding sequence ATGCCCGCCCCGCCCGCTTCCTTGCTGGACCTCGACGCCGACGGGCTGACGGCGTGGCTGGCCGAGCGCGGCGAGAAGCCGTTTCGCGCCAAGCAGATTCGCAAGGCCGTCTTCGACGGCCGTGCGGAATCGCTGGCGGACGTCACCACCCTGCCCGCCGCCCTGCGGGAACGACTGACGACGGAGCTGCCCCTGTTCACCGGGGAGCCGGTCCGGCATCAGGTGGCGCAGGATCGCACCGAGAAACTGCTCCTCCGCTTCGCCGACCCCAGCGGCAAGACGCCGGCCCACCACGTCGAATGCGTGTTGATGCGGGAGACGGGGCGGCGGACGGTCTGCATTAGTACGCAGGTCGGCTGCGCGATGGGCTGCGTGTTCTGCGCCAGTGGCATCGGCGGGGTGAAGCGGGACCTCACGCGGGGCGAGATCCTCGAACAGGTGCTGCGACTCGACCGCTTGCTGCCGCCGGCCGAGCAGGCCGGGGGGCGGATCACCAACGTCGTCGTCATGGGCATCGGCGAGCCGCTGGCGAACCTGCGGAACCTGACCGGCGTGCTGGAGGAACTGACCGCCCCGGACGGCTTCGGCCTCTCGCCGCGGCGAATCACCGTCTCCACCGTCGGCCTGCCGGCCCAGATGCGGAAATTCGCGGAACTGGGCAAGCCGTATAAGCTGGCCGTCTCGCTGCACGCCCCGAACGACGAGCTGCGGAGCGAGATCGTCCCGATCAATCGCAAGACCGGCCTGCAGGCCGTGCTGGAGGCGGCGGACGATTACTTCGCCGCGACCGGCCGCCGGGTGACCTACGAATACGTGCTGCTGGCCGGCGTGAACGACGAGCCGCATCACGCCGCGGAGCTGGCGGAGCTGCTCGCCGGTCGCACGGCCCACGTCAATCTCATCCCGATGAACGACGTGGCGGAACTGGACTTCGCCGCTCCCGGCAGCCCCGCGACCGGGCGGTTCGCGGCGATCCTCAACGACGCCGGCGTGCCGGCGACGGTGCGGAAGCGCAAAGGGGCGGATATCGACGCCGCCTGCGGCCAACTGCGGCGGGTCGCGGAACGCGAGCCGGTCCCGCTGACGCTCTGA
- the groES gene encoding co-chaperone GroES, protein MAKPSAKINIAPLGDRVVLKRAEAESTTAGGIVLPDAAKDKPQRGEVVAVGDGHVKDDGTKVPLTVKEGDTVIFSSYAGDEIKIGDEDLLLLRESDILATC, encoded by the coding sequence ATGGCGAAGCCCTCCGCCAAGATCAATATCGCCCCGCTGGGCGACCGCGTCGTGCTGAAGCGCGCCGAGGCCGAATCCACCACCGCCGGCGGGATCGTGCTGCCGGACGCCGCCAAGGATAAGCCGCAGCGCGGCGAGGTGGTCGCGGTGGGCGACGGCCACGTGAAGGACGACGGCACGAAGGTGCCGCTGACGGTCAAGGAAGGCGACACCGTCATCTTCAGCAGCTACGCCGGCGACGAGATCAAGATCGGCGACGAAGACCTGCTGCTGCTCCGCGAGAGCGACATCCTCGCCACCTGCTAG
- a CDS encoding SLC13 family permease gives MGADAWITLAVVAALFVSLLKNWAPPDVLFLGAGAGLAVLGVISPAEAFAGFSNAGMLTVAALFVVVAGLRETGVLDYVGHHVLGAARTERSALARLAAAVLPMSAFLNNTPIVAMFVPVVIDWGRRHQVSPSKLLIPLSFFAILGGTCTLIGTSTNLVVNGLMVDAGLRGMSLFEIGAVGLPYAIVGLGYLFFFGGTLLPERKELLEQLEDARREYLAEMAVQPGCRLVGKTVEQAGLRQLHGLFLIEIDRAGETVAPVGPDDAIHEGDRLTFAGVVGSIIDLEKIPGLVPVADPDYEVLPSRQRSRRLCEAVVSDSSPLIGKSIRDADFRGTYGAAVVAVHRAGKRVERKIGDIVLRPGDALLLQVRPHFLRAYRHSPAFYLVSGVDDWRPVRRDRMWLSLGLFAGLLVLMTTGAVPILLTAVLTAVLMVALGCISSGDARRSIEWQVLITIAAAFGVGSALENSGAAAAVATELVEATRPWGPVAALATIYVLGSIITELITNNAAAVLMFPFCLETAKQYEADPMPFLVALMLSASASFMTPIGYQTNMMIYGPGGYRFGDFLKIGAPLNLLLGAVALVLIPWIWPFR, from the coding sequence ATGGGCGCCGACGCCTGGATCACCCTCGCCGTGGTGGCGGCGCTGTTCGTCAGCCTGCTGAAGAACTGGGCTCCGCCGGACGTGTTATTCCTCGGGGCCGGCGCCGGGCTGGCCGTACTCGGCGTGATCTCGCCCGCGGAGGCGTTCGCCGGGTTCTCCAATGCGGGGATGCTGACGGTCGCCGCCCTGTTCGTCGTGGTGGCGGGCCTGCGGGAGACGGGGGTGCTGGACTACGTCGGCCATCATGTGCTCGGCGCCGCCCGCACCGAACGCAGCGCTCTGGCTCGACTGGCGGCGGCGGTGCTGCCGATGTCGGCGTTCCTCAATAACACGCCGATCGTGGCGATGTTCGTCCCGGTCGTAATCGACTGGGGCCGGCGGCATCAGGTTTCGCCGAGCAAGCTGCTGATTCCGCTGTCGTTCTTCGCCATCCTGGGCGGCACCTGCACGCTGATCGGAACCTCGACGAACCTCGTCGTCAATGGCCTGATGGTCGACGCCGGCCTGCGGGGCATGAGCCTGTTCGAGATCGGCGCCGTGGGGCTGCCGTACGCGATCGTCGGGCTGGGCTACCTGTTTTTCTTCGGCGGCACGTTGTTACCGGAGCGGAAAGAACTGCTGGAGCAGTTGGAGGACGCCCGCCGCGAGTATCTCGCGGAGATGGCGGTGCAGCCGGGATGCCGGCTGGTCGGGAAAACGGTCGAGCAGGCCGGGCTCCGCCAGCTGCATGGGCTGTTCCTCATCGAGATCGACCGCGCCGGCGAGACCGTCGCCCCGGTCGGCCCGGACGACGCGATCCACGAGGGCGACCGGCTGACGTTCGCCGGGGTCGTCGGGAGCATTATCGATTTGGAGAAGATTCCCGGGCTCGTCCCGGTCGCCGACCCGGACTACGAGGTGCTCCCGAGTCGTCAGCGGAGCCGCCGGCTGTGCGAGGCGGTGGTGTCCGATAGTTCCCCGCTGATCGGCAAATCGATCCGCGACGCGGACTTCCGCGGCACCTACGGGGCGGCGGTCGTCGCTGTGCACCGGGCCGGCAAACGGGTCGAGCGGAAGATCGGCGACATCGTGCTTCGCCCCGGCGACGCCCTGTTGTTGCAGGTTCGGCCGCACTTTCTGCGGGCGTACCGTCACAGCCCGGCGTTCTATCTCGTCAGCGGCGTCGACGATTGGCGCCCGGTCCGGCGGGACCGCATGTGGCTCTCGCTGGGCCTGTTCGCGGGACTGCTGGTCCTGATGACCACCGGCGCGGTGCCGATCCTGTTGACCGCCGTGCTGACCGCGGTGCTGATGGTCGCCCTCGGCTGCATCTCGTCCGGGGACGCCCGCCGCAGTATCGAATGGCAGGTGCTGATTACGATCGCCGCGGCCTTCGGCGTGGGCTCCGCCCTCGAAAACTCCGGCGCCGCCGCCGCCGTGGCCACAGAGCTGGTAGAGGCCACCAGGCCCTGGGGGCCGGTCGCGGCGCTGGCGACGATCTACGTCCTCGGTTCGATCATCACGGAATTGATCACCAATAACGCCGCGGCGGTGCTGATGTTCCCCTTCTGCCTGGAGACCGCCAAGCAATACGAGGCCGACCCCATGCCGTTCCTCGTCGCCCTGATGCTCTCGGCGTCCGCCAGCTTTATGACGCCGATCGGCTACCAGACGAACATGATGATCTACGGTCCCGGCGGCTATCGCTTCGGCGACTTCCTCAAGATCGGCGCCCCGCTGAATCTGCTGTTGGGGGCCGTGGCGCTTGTGCTGATCCCCTGGATCTGGCCGTTCCGCTGA
- the sthA gene encoding Si-specific NAD(P)(+) transhydrogenase, with translation MSDENDGPDTPAEVERRQEHGAGLADITPKFAGSGKGFATGVEDRDDRDFDVVVIGTGPGGEGAAMQAVKLGKRVAVCEKYARVGGGCTHWGTIPSKALRYAINQVTEAAQMPVVRNSCGSITASFPELRASAAGVIDRQVAMRRTFYDRNAVTLLAGHARFTGMHEFAVTSENGHETRYTSDAFVLAVGSRPFRPENIDFSHPRIFDSDTILSLGETPMSITIYGAGVIGCEYASMFRNLGCKVNLVNTRDKLLEFLDDEIIDALAYHLRDRGVVIRHRESIEHAEGRDDGVVLHLKSGKKLKSDILLWAAGRSGNTESLGLDQLEIEPNRRGQIEVDENLRTKHKHVYAVGDVIGYPSLASAAYAQGRYASMHLIEGREDRTSLKDIPTGIYTSPEISSVGQTERELTEANVPYEVGQSMFKHLARAQIAGTPVGMLKLLFHRETREILGIHCFGRSASEIVHIGQAIMAQPKGRNTIDYFVNTTFNYPTMAEAYRVAALNGYNRLF, from the coding sequence ATGAGCGACGAGAACGACGGACCCGACACCCCCGCCGAAGTGGAGCGGCGACAGGAGCACGGCGCCGGCCTGGCAGACATCACCCCCAAGTTCGCGGGCAGCGGCAAAGGCTTCGCCACCGGCGTGGAGGACCGGGACGACCGCGACTTCGACGTCGTGGTGATCGGCACCGGCCCGGGCGGCGAGGGTGCCGCCATGCAGGCGGTGAAGCTCGGGAAACGCGTGGCCGTCTGCGAGAAGTACGCCCGCGTCGGCGGTGGTTGCACGCACTGGGGCACCATCCCCAGCAAGGCCCTGCGGTACGCGATCAATCAGGTGACCGAAGCGGCCCAGATGCCGGTCGTGCGGAACTCCTGCGGCAGCATCACCGCCTCCTTCCCCGAACTGCGGGCCAGCGCCGCGGGCGTGATCGACCGCCAGGTGGCGATGCGGCGGACGTTTTACGACCGCAACGCCGTCACGCTGCTCGCGGGGCACGCCCGCTTCACCGGGATGCACGAGTTCGCCGTCACCAGCGAGAACGGCCACGAGACCCGGTACACGTCGGACGCCTTCGTGCTCGCAGTGGGCAGTCGCCCGTTCCGCCCGGAGAACATCGACTTCTCCCACCCGCGGATCTTCGACAGCGACACGATCCTGTCGCTCGGAGAGACGCCGATGAGCATCACGATCTACGGCGCCGGGGTCATCGGCTGCGAGTACGCCAGCATGTTCCGGAACCTCGGCTGCAAGGTGAACCTCGTCAACACCCGGGACAAGCTGCTGGAGTTTCTCGACGACGAGATCATCGACGCCCTCGCCTACCACCTCCGCGATCGCGGCGTGGTGATCCGGCACCGGGAGTCGATCGAACACGCGGAAGGCCGCGACGACGGCGTCGTGCTGCACCTGAAAAGCGGCAAGAAACTGAAGTCCGACATTCTGCTGTGGGCCGCCGGCCGGAGCGGCAACACGGAGTCGCTGGGGCTGGACCAACTGGAGATCGAGCCGAACCGCCGCGGCCAGATTGAGGTGGACGAGAACCTGCGGACCAAGCACAAGCACGTCTATGCGGTCGGCGACGTGATCGGCTACCCGTCGCTGGCCAGCGCCGCCTACGCGCAAGGCCGCTACGCCTCCATGCACCTGATCGAGGGTCGCGAGGACCGCACTTCGCTGAAGGACATTCCGACGGGCATCTACACCTCCCCAGAGATCAGCAGCGTCGGCCAGACAGAGCGGGAACTGACGGAGGCGAACGTGCCGTACGAGGTCGGCCAGAGCATGTTCAAACATCTCGCCCGGGCCCAGATCGCCGGCACGCCGGTGGGGATGCTCAAACTCCTGTTTCACCGGGAGACGCGGGAGATCCTCGGCATCCACTGCTTCGGCCGCAGCGCCAGCGAGATCGTGCACATCGGGCAGGCGATCATGGCTCAGCCGAAGGGCCGCAACACGATCGACTACTTCGTGAACACGACCTTCAACTACCCCACCATGGCGGAGGCGTACCGGGTGGCGGCGTTGAACGGCTACAACCGGCTGTTCTGA
- a CDS encoding metallophosphoesterase, producing MSRYFAVSDVHGCDVALETLLTSLDLRQGDGLVQLGDLCDRGPDTARVLDLLIALGEEIDLRVILGNHDEMFLGALGRPGFRDVGPNWLAFGGRETLNSYGGRPQDVPEDHIRFLESAAGLVERGRDVFVHALIDPALPLSEQPPEALRWEKLTYEEPPPAEGRRVVCGHTAQSSGEPRVWPGWCCIDTKVYAADGWLTALEVGGDGGDRIWQANQRGDARGPFDLARFEDRG from the coding sequence ATGTCTCGCTACTTCGCCGTCTCCGACGTTCACGGCTGTGACGTCGCCCTGGAAACGCTGCTCACGTCGCTCGATCTGCGACAGGGCGACGGCCTCGTCCAGTTGGGCGACCTGTGCGATCGCGGCCCAGACACCGCCCGGGTTCTCGACCTGCTGATCGCGTTGGGCGAAGAGATCGACCTGCGGGTGATCCTCGGCAACCACGACGAGATGTTCCTCGGGGCGCTGGGCCGGCCGGGGTTCCGGGACGTCGGCCCGAACTGGCTGGCGTTCGGCGGCCGGGAGACGCTGAACAGCTACGGCGGCAGGCCGCAGGACGTCCCCGAGGACCACATCCGATTCCTCGAGAGCGCCGCCGGGCTGGTCGAACGGGGCCGCGACGTCTTCGTGCACGCCCTGATCGACCCGGCCCTGCCGCTGTCGGAACAGCCCCCGGAGGCGCTCCGCTGGGAGAAGCTGACCTACGAGGAGCCGCCCCCTGCGGAGGGCCGACGGGTCGTGTGCGGGCACACCGCCCAGTCTTCCGGCGAGCCCCGCGTCTGGCCGGGGTGGTGCTGCATCGACACCAAGGTTTACGCCGCGGACGGCTGGCTCACGGCGCTGGAAGTCGGCGGGGACGGCGGGGACCGAATCTGGCAGGCGAACCAACGGGGGGACGCCCGGGGGCCGTTCGATTTGGCGAGGTTCGAGGACCGCGGGTAG
- the groL gene encoding chaperonin GroEL (60 kDa chaperone family; promotes refolding of misfolded polypeptides especially under stressful conditions; forms two stacked rings of heptamers to form a barrel-shaped 14mer; ends can be capped by GroES; misfolded proteins enter the barrel where they are refolded when GroES binds): protein MAKMIAFDQEAQEAMRRGVGKLARAVKVTLGPKGRNVILEKSFGSPTVTKDGVTVAKEIELPDKFEDMGARMVKEVASRTSDNAGDGTTTATVMAEAIYNEGLKAVVSGVSPIEMKRGMDQAVEDIVAKLKSMSIEARDSKSIAQVGTVASNGDTEIGSIISKAMEAVGNDGVLTVEEGKSLETTFDVVEGMQFDRGYLSPYFVTDRQAMEVMLEDPYILVHEKKISNIRDLVPVLEKVVQSGKGLLIIAEDVEGEALATLVINNLRGTFKVAAVKAPGYGDRRKAMLQDIAVMVGGTAIFEDLGIKLENLQLSDLGTCKKVVVDKDNTTLIEGGGKSADIKARIEQIRRELENSSSDYDREKLEERVAKLAGGVAQVNVGAATESEMKEKKARVEDALHATRAAVEEGILPGGGVALLRASSQVKPGKKEGHDFGTGYQIILRACRAPLTQISNNAGKDGAVVCEKVLAQEGNFGYNAATDVYEDMVKAGIIDPAKVTRTALQNAASVSTLLLTSEALIAEKPAKGKGGGMSGEDLY, encoded by the coding sequence ATGGCGAAGATGATCGCGTTCGACCAGGAAGCCCAGGAAGCCATGCGCCGCGGCGTCGGCAAGCTGGCCCGGGCCGTGAAGGTCACCCTCGGCCCCAAGGGCCGCAACGTCATCCTGGAGAAGTCCTTCGGCTCCCCGACCGTCACCAAGGACGGCGTGACCGTGGCCAAGGAGATCGAGCTGCCGGACAAGTTTGAGGACATGGGCGCCCGCATGGTCAAGGAGGTCGCCTCCCGCACCAGCGACAACGCCGGCGACGGGACCACCACCGCCACGGTGATGGCCGAGGCGATCTATAACGAAGGCCTCAAGGCCGTCGTCTCCGGCGTCTCCCCGATCGAGATGAAGCGGGGCATGGATCAGGCGGTCGAGGACATCGTCGCCAAGCTCAAGTCGATGAGCATCGAAGCCCGCGACAGCAAAAGCATCGCCCAGGTCGGCACCGTCGCCAGCAACGGCGACACCGAGATCGGCAGCATCATCTCCAAGGCGATGGAAGCGGTCGGCAACGACGGCGTACTGACCGTCGAGGAAGGCAAGAGCCTGGAGACCACCTTCGACGTCGTCGAGGGCATGCAGTTCGACCGCGGCTACCTCAGCCCCTACTTCGTCACCGACCGGCAGGCGATGGAAGTGATGCTGGAGGACCCGTACATCCTCGTGCATGAAAAGAAGATCTCCAATATCCGCGACCTGGTCCCGGTGCTGGAGAAGGTCGTCCAGAGCGGCAAGGGCCTGCTGATCATCGCCGAGGACGTCGAGGGCGAAGCCCTCGCCACCCTCGTGATCAACAACCTGCGGGGCACCTTCAAGGTCGCCGCCGTGAAGGCCCCCGGCTACGGCGATCGCCGTAAGGCCATGCTGCAGGACATCGCCGTGATGGTCGGCGGCACCGCGATCTTCGAGGACCTCGGCATCAAGCTGGAGAACCTCCAGCTCTCCGACCTCGGTACCTGCAAGAAGGTCGTCGTCGATAAGGACAACACCACCCTGATCGAGGGCGGCGGCAAGAGCGCCGACATCAAGGCTCGGATCGAGCAGATCCGCCGCGAGCTGGAGAACTCCAGCAGCGATTACGACCGCGAGAAGCTCGAGGAACGCGTCGCCAAGCTGGCCGGCGGCGTCGCCCAGGTGAACGTCGGCGCCGCGACCGAGTCCGAGATGAAGGAGAAGAAGGCCCGCGTCGAGGACGCCCTGCACGCCACCCGGGCGGCCGTCGAGGAAGGCATCCTGCCGGGCGGCGGCGTCGCCCTTCTCCGGGCCAGCTCGCAGGTCAAGCCGGGTAAGAAGGAAGGCCACGACTTCGGCACCGGCTACCAGATCATCCTCCGCGCCTGCCGGGCCCCGCTGACGCAGATCTCCAACAACGCCGGCAAGGACGGCGCGGTGGTCTGCGAGAAGGTTCTCGCTCAGGAAGGCAACTTCGGCTACAACGCCGCGACCGACGTCTACGAAGACATGGTCAAGGCCGGCATCATCGACCCGGCCAAGGTCACCCGGACTGCCCTGCAGAACGCCGCCTCCGTCAGCACCCTGCTGCTGACCAGCGAGGCGTTGATCGCCGAGAAGCCCGCCAAGGGCAAGGGCGGCGGCATGAGCGGCGAAGACCTCTACTGA
- the dapB gene encoding 4-hydroxy-tetrahydrodipicolinate reductase — translation MTSPPLRIAVHGASGRMGRRVVAGVMAAENVTLAAALDHSDSPHLGVDAGELAGEGPAGVPITERFGDAQCDAVIDFSTPDGLIGVLTSCVKRNLPIAVATTGLSDSQMDAVRTAAESVPIVFAPSFSTAVNVAMRLTAIAAAALKDVPGGADVEIVERHHRYKEDAPSGTALRFAEIVRGVMGQDEFAHGRSGRPGARPHGEIGLHAVREGDNVGEHSILFGMLGETLEIAVRGRTRDSYANGSIAAARWAVGRPPGLYGMDEVLGLK, via the coding sequence ATGACTTCCCCCCCGCTGAGAATCGCCGTCCACGGGGCCTCCGGGCGGATGGGCCGCCGGGTCGTCGCCGGCGTGATGGCCGCCGAGAACGTGACGCTCGCCGCTGCGTTGGATCACTCGGACTCCCCGCACCTCGGCGTGGACGCCGGTGAGTTGGCGGGCGAAGGCCCGGCGGGGGTGCCGATCACGGAGCGGTTCGGCGACGCCCAATGCGACGCGGTGATCGACTTCTCTACGCCGGACGGACTGATCGGCGTCCTCACTTCTTGCGTAAAGCGGAACCTGCCGATCGCGGTGGCGACCACGGGGCTCTCCGACAGTCAGATGGACGCCGTGCGGACCGCGGCGGAGAGCGTGCCGATCGTGTTCGCCCCGAGTTTCAGCACGGCGGTGAACGTCGCCATGCGGCTGACGGCGATCGCCGCCGCGGCGCTGAAGGACGTGCCCGGCGGGGCGGACGTGGAGATCGTCGAACGCCACCACCGCTACAAGGAGGACGCCCCCAGCGGCACGGCGCTGCGGTTCGCGGAGATCGTGCGCGGAGTGATGGGGCAGGACGAGTTCGCCCACGGCCGCAGCGGTCGCCCCGGCGCCCGCCCGCACGGCGAGATCGGCCTGCACGCGGTGCGGGAGGGGGACAACGTGGGCGAGCATTCGATCCTGTTCGGCATGCTCGGGGAGACGTTGGAGATCGCGGTCCGCGGCCGCACCCGGGACAGCTACGCCAACGGTTCGATCGCGGCGGCCCGGTGGGCGGTCGGCCGGCCGCCGGGGCTTTACGGGATGGACGAGGTGCTCGGGCTCAAGTGA